A stretch of Triticum aestivum cultivar Chinese Spring chromosome 1D, IWGSC CS RefSeq v2.1, whole genome shotgun sequence DNA encodes these proteins:
- the LOC123180945 gene encoding uncharacterized protein isoform X1, translating into MAAPWWAAALVTLGVVGLAAGPRGCAAQPVVLASYAQPKLSLRPYDWTYLRVDLPASFSSITMNFATDRDIPREHLRDLPKSDLAIICLMIANPPIPDTSDYYLDNLLSNFLAVGSFGNTNNQSNLVQCIPFQKNTTIVLTNGQISPGIWYIGYFNGLGPARTQSKMISRGRALSVSTSITVEGCPTSALWGPYCNQTIETIGCSQFSRYNNSRDLLGLTINTRKILKTKENTRRTSFLSRSNHPIGHQLESNSTSVVGVENLITCAISNDSLCLRQGDIKFYFLDIVNQALQFEITAANFRLSQSASLICYLRCNALPQRDLHDYSGDISSAPLVIKLPNIGRWYIAIEILNKTQMRNTTAPMLDTICFSFDWQVTGCLNGKTGTDCLWEAYVLQRVPKRNPSVPFESYYVPTDERALLEYSHFSLEKFLTNSSFEQFAWTYFFLDVPQGSAGALIHVQLKSDKELNYELYSKYGGLPSNDSWDYYASRTSSSNGSVFYSLQNSTDSDMDLSIFYAKEGTWCFGVKHPNYTSNSQTYMSISLQGCHRNCNQKGVCHASVDESGLTFYSFCTCDRDHGGFDCSDELVSPNGHIRQSVFLIASNAAAILPAFWALRQKAFAEWILYTSSGISSALYHSCDVGTWCILSFRVLQFLDFWLSFMAVVGTFIYMATIKEASKRAMHTAVFILTAILAATGATRSANIGIVIAIGSFGLLIGWILEFSTARRFVCCSWRINLNVPHRWPNLAALFWNTLEMLNKRFRWLYLLFGLITLSFAALSWKLESNSSYWIWHSMWHITIYTSSFFFLCSMRVNTTNHSPETTYELTRQDTLPTTESSQT; encoded by the exons ATGGCGGCGCCGTGgtgggcggcggcgctggtgaCGCTAGGCGTCGTGGGGTTGGCGGCGGGACCCCGAGGCTGCGCCGCGCAGCCGGTGGTGCTGGCCAGCTACGCCCAGCCCAAGCTCTCGCTCAGGCCCTACGACTGGACCTACCTGCGCG TTGACTTGCCGGCATCATTTTCTTCTATCACCATGAACTTTGCAACCGACAGAGATATT CCCAGGGAGCACTTAAGAGATCTTCCGAAAAGTGATCTTGCTATCATCTGTTTGATGATTGCCAACCCTCCTATTCCTGATACATCTGATTATTATTTGGACAATTTAT TATCAAACTTTCTTGCTGTTGGATCTTTTGGCAATACGAATAACCAATCAAATCTGGTTCAGTGCATACCATTTCAGAAGAACACAACTATAGTGTTAACAAATGGCCAG ATATCGCCAGGGATTTGGTACATTGGTTACTTTAATGGCCTTGGACCTGCTCGCACACAATCAAAGATG ATTAGCCGAGGGAGAGCACTATCAGTGAGCACTAGCATTACGGTAGAAGGATGTCCTACTTCAGCACTATGGGGACCCTACTGCAACCAAACTATTGAAACTATTGGTTGTTCTCAGTTTTCAAGATATAACAACTCAAGAGATCTTCTAGGTCTGACTATCAACACCCGGAAAATATTGAAAACTAAAGAAAATACTAGACGTACCAGCTTCTTATCAAGGTCGAACCATCCAATAGGACATCAACTCGAGTCCAACAGTACTAGCGTAGTGGGAGTGGAGAATTTGATCACTTGTGCCATTTCAAATGACTCACTATGCCTCAGGCAAGGCGATATAAAGTTTTACTTCTTGGATATAGTCAACCAAGCACTGCAATTTGAAATTACAGCTGCAAATTTTAGATTATCCCAAAGTGCATCCTTAATCTGTTATCTGCGCTGCAACGCCTTACCTCAGAGAGATTTGCACGATTATTCAGGTGATATTAGCAGTGCTCCCTTGGTTATAAAGCTGCCAAATATTGGACGATGGTATATCGCAATTGAGATTCTGAACAAAACACAGATGAGAAATACAACCGCACCTATGCTGGATACAATTTGTTTCTCATTTGATTGGCAAGTAACTGGATGTCTGAATGGAAAAACTGGAACCGACTGTTTATGGGAAGCATATGTGCTACAG AGAGTTCCTAAAAGAAATCCTTCTGTTCCTTTTGAGTCATATTATGTTCCTACTGATGAGAGGGCATTGCTGGAATATAGTCACTTCTCGCTCGAAAAGTTCTTAACCAACTCATCCTTTGAGCAATTTGCATGGACTTATTTCTTTTTGGATGTTCCCCAAGGTTCAGCAGGTGCACTTATTCATGTCCAGCTAAAGTCAGATAAAGAATTGAATTATGAGCTGTACTCAAAATATGGTGGTCTACCATCAAATGATAGTTGGGATTATTACGCAAGCAGGACAAGCAGCAGTAACGGTTCAGTATTCTATTCGCTACAGAATTCCACGGATTCAGACATGGATCTATCTATTTTCTATGCCAAGGAGGGAACTTGGTGCTTCGGAGTCAAGCATCCAAATTATACTTCAAATTCTCAGACATATATGTCTATATCTCTTCAGGGATGCCATAGAAATTGTAAtcagaaaggtgtttgtcatgctTCAGTTGATGAAAGCGGGTTAACATTCTACAG CTTCTGCACTTGTGATCGTGATCATGGTGGGTTCGATTGCAGTGATGAATTAGTTTCACCTAATG GGCACATCAGGCAGTCTGTCTTTCTAATCGCATCAAATGCTGCAGCAATTTTACCTGCCTTCTGGGCCCTCCGGCAAAAG GCGTTCGCCGAATGGATTCTTTACACGTCTAGTGGAATTTCTAGTGCTTTGTACCATTCATGTGATGTGGGCACCTGGTGCATACTATCTTTTCGTGTATTACAG TTTTTGGACTTCTGGCTTTCATTCATGGCTGTTGTTGGTACATTCATATATATGGCTACAATTAAAGAAGCTTCAAAGCGAGCAATGCATACTGCTGTGTTTATTCTGACAGCTATTTTAGCTGCAACTGGTGCCACCAG ATCTGCCAATATTGGTATCGTCATTGCTATTGGTTCATTTGGCCTGCTTATTGGATGGATATTGGAATTCTCTACCGCACGAAGATTTGTATGCTGCTCGTGGCGAATTAACCTCAATGTGCCCCATAG ATGGCCAAACCTCGCGGCTTTGTTCTGGAATACTCTGGAGATGCTGAACAAGCGGTTCCGTTGGCTGTATTTACTTTTTGGTCTCATTACATTATCTTTTGCAGCTTTAAGCTGGAAGCTAGAATCAAATAGTAGCTATTGGATTTGGCACAG TATGTGGCACATAACTATCTACACATCTTCATTCTTCTTCTTATGTTCAATGCGTGTCAACACTACGAATCATAGTCCGGAGACAACCTATGAGTTGACGAGGCAAGATACCTTGCCAACGACAGAGTCAAGTCAGACCTAA
- the LOC123180946 gene encoding rubisco accumulation factor 1, chloroplastic has protein sequence MLSVSHPHPAASTGPRHRKPLSTAHHRRRRYTYTIAALILPGGGGPRGSPPNGGKLILPGSGGGGGGRGGGGGGGMLPRTPPPTAPPGQLYQPFHPPPNPLPETYRNLDLTERLAVLRDRMGRWYEYAPLISSLSREGFTPASIEEATGMSGVEQNRLVVASQVRDSLISDDFPDDLLHYFDSYGGPDLLYELRFLNARQRIVATKHTIERRLESKGVRELARSMKDFPQRRGDEGWDAFDRHSAGDCLAYARFRLSREAIANEDRIPELERSLDVVETESARARVELEIERAIKKAAGEEVEELEAEIDARPAVPVVRLMYGEISEASIVLLLPVVKETDGVKAVDLAPRRSQTDADLGIVEVDKGWARWAVLPGWAPVMAVADEAVVIELADGRVLPWRSAENERVLVVADRKRKEVVDEGIYVLEKGGKLVVERGKKLLEEGISQAAAEVVTVVRPPKDEEDIIVGDEWD, from the coding sequence ATGCTCTCCGTCTCCCACCCCCACCCGGCGGCCTCTACCGGCCCGCGCCACCGCAAGCCCCTCTCCACCGCCCACCACCGCCGGCGTCGATACACCTACACCATCGCCGCACTCATCCTCCCCGGAGGCGGCGGGCCCCGGGGCAGCCCCCCGAACGGCGGCAAGCTCATCCTCCCcggcagcggaggcggcggcgggggccgcggagggggaggcggcggtggaATGCTCCCCCGCACCCCGCCACCGACGGCCCCGCCGGGCCAGCTGTACCAGCCCTTCCACCCGCCGCCTAACCCCCTGCCCGAGACTTACCGCAACCTCGACCTCACTGAGCGCCTCGCCGTGCTCCGCGACCGCATGGGCCGCTGGTACGAGTACGCGCCCCTCATCTCCTCCCTCTCCCGCGAGGGCTTCACCCCGGCCTCCATCGAGGAGGCCACCGGCATGTCCGGCGTCGAGCAAaaccgcctcgtcgtcgcctcccaGGTCCGCGACTCCCTCATCTCCGACGACTTCCCCGACGATCTCCTACACTACTTCGACTCCTACGGCGGGCCCGACCTCCTGTACGAGCTCCGCTTCCTCAACGCCCGCCAGCGCATCGTCGCCACCAAGCACACCATCGAGAGGCGCCTCGAGTCCAAGGGCGTGCGCGAGCTCGCGCGCTCCATGAAGGACTTCCCGCAGCGCCGCGGCGACGAAGGATGGGACGCCTTCGACAGGCACTCCGCCGGCGACTGCCTCGCGTACGCGCGCTTCCGGCTGTCGCGGGAGGCCATCGCCAACGAGGACCGCATCCCCGAGCTGGAGCGCTCGCTCGACGTGGTCGAGACCGAGTCGGCCAGGGCGCGGGTGGAGCTCGAGATTGAGAGGGCCATCAAGAAGGCCGCCGGAGAGGAAGTGGAGGAGCTCGAGGCCGAAATCGACGCACGGCCCGCGGTGCCGGTGGTGCGGCTCATGTACGGCGAGATCTCCGAGGCGTCCATCGTGCTGCTGCTGCCGGTGGTAAAAGAAACAGACGGCGTCAAGGCCGTGGACCTCGCGCCGAGGAGGAGCCAGACGGACGCGGACCTCGGCATCGTGGAGGTGGACAAGGGGTGGGCGCGCTGGGCGGTGCTGCCGGGCTGGGCCCCCGTCATGGCGGTGGCCGACGAGGCGGTGGTGATCGAGTTGGCGGACGGGCGGGTGCTGCCGTGGCGGTCGGCGGAGAACGAGAGAGTGCTGGTGGTGGCCGACCGGAAACGGAAGGAGGTGGTGGACGAGGGGATATACGTGCTGGAGAAGGGAGGGAAGCTAGTGGTGGAGAGGGGCAAGAAGTTGTTGGAGGAAGGCATTAGCCAGGCCGCCGCGGAGGTGGTGACCGTCGTCCGGCCACCCAAAGACGAGGAAGATATCATCGTCGGCGACGAGTGGGACTAA
- the LOC123180945 gene encoding uncharacterized protein isoform X2 encodes MAAPWWAAALVTLGVVGLAAGPRGCAAQPVVLASYAQPKLSLRPYDWTYLRVDLPASFSSITMNFATDRDIPREHLRDLPKSDLAIICLMIANPPIPDTSDYYLDNLLSNFLAVGSFGNTNNQSNLVQCIPFQKNTTIVLTNGQISPGIWYIGYFNGLGPARTQSKMISRGRALSVSTSITVEGCPTSALWGPYCNQTIETIGCSQFSRYNNSRDLLGLTINTRKILKTKENTRRTSFLSRSNHPIGHQLESNSTSVVGVENLITCAISNDSLCLRQGDIKFYFLDIVNQALQFEITAANFRLSQSASLICYLRCNALPQRDLHDYSGDISSAPLVIKLPNIGRWYIAIEILNKTQMRNTTAPMLDTICFSFDWQVTGCLNGKTGTDCLWEAYVLQRVPKRNPSVPFESYYVPTDERALLEYSHFSLEKFLTNSSFEQFAWTYFFLDVPQGSAGALIHVQLKSDKELNYELYSKYGGLPSNDSWDYYASRTSSSNGSVFYSLQNSTDSDMDLSIFYAKEGTWCFGVKHPNYTSNSQTYMSISLQGCHRNCNQKGVCHASVDESGLTFYSFCTCDRDHGGFDCSDELVSPNGHIRQSVFLIASNAAAILPAFWALRQKFLDFWLSFMAVVGTFIYMATIKEASKRAMHTAVFILTAILAATGATRSANIGIVIAIGSFGLLIGWILEFSTARRFVCCSWRINLNVPHRWPNLAALFWNTLEMLNKRFRWLYLLFGLITLSFAALSWKLESNSSYWIWHSMWHITIYTSSFFFLCSMRVNTTNHSPETTYELTRQDTLPTTESSQT; translated from the exons ATGGCGGCGCCGTGgtgggcggcggcgctggtgaCGCTAGGCGTCGTGGGGTTGGCGGCGGGACCCCGAGGCTGCGCCGCGCAGCCGGTGGTGCTGGCCAGCTACGCCCAGCCCAAGCTCTCGCTCAGGCCCTACGACTGGACCTACCTGCGCG TTGACTTGCCGGCATCATTTTCTTCTATCACCATGAACTTTGCAACCGACAGAGATATT CCCAGGGAGCACTTAAGAGATCTTCCGAAAAGTGATCTTGCTATCATCTGTTTGATGATTGCCAACCCTCCTATTCCTGATACATCTGATTATTATTTGGACAATTTAT TATCAAACTTTCTTGCTGTTGGATCTTTTGGCAATACGAATAACCAATCAAATCTGGTTCAGTGCATACCATTTCAGAAGAACACAACTATAGTGTTAACAAATGGCCAG ATATCGCCAGGGATTTGGTACATTGGTTACTTTAATGGCCTTGGACCTGCTCGCACACAATCAAAGATG ATTAGCCGAGGGAGAGCACTATCAGTGAGCACTAGCATTACGGTAGAAGGATGTCCTACTTCAGCACTATGGGGACCCTACTGCAACCAAACTATTGAAACTATTGGTTGTTCTCAGTTTTCAAGATATAACAACTCAAGAGATCTTCTAGGTCTGACTATCAACACCCGGAAAATATTGAAAACTAAAGAAAATACTAGACGTACCAGCTTCTTATCAAGGTCGAACCATCCAATAGGACATCAACTCGAGTCCAACAGTACTAGCGTAGTGGGAGTGGAGAATTTGATCACTTGTGCCATTTCAAATGACTCACTATGCCTCAGGCAAGGCGATATAAAGTTTTACTTCTTGGATATAGTCAACCAAGCACTGCAATTTGAAATTACAGCTGCAAATTTTAGATTATCCCAAAGTGCATCCTTAATCTGTTATCTGCGCTGCAACGCCTTACCTCAGAGAGATTTGCACGATTATTCAGGTGATATTAGCAGTGCTCCCTTGGTTATAAAGCTGCCAAATATTGGACGATGGTATATCGCAATTGAGATTCTGAACAAAACACAGATGAGAAATACAACCGCACCTATGCTGGATACAATTTGTTTCTCATTTGATTGGCAAGTAACTGGATGTCTGAATGGAAAAACTGGAACCGACTGTTTATGGGAAGCATATGTGCTACAG AGAGTTCCTAAAAGAAATCCTTCTGTTCCTTTTGAGTCATATTATGTTCCTACTGATGAGAGGGCATTGCTGGAATATAGTCACTTCTCGCTCGAAAAGTTCTTAACCAACTCATCCTTTGAGCAATTTGCATGGACTTATTTCTTTTTGGATGTTCCCCAAGGTTCAGCAGGTGCACTTATTCATGTCCAGCTAAAGTCAGATAAAGAATTGAATTATGAGCTGTACTCAAAATATGGTGGTCTACCATCAAATGATAGTTGGGATTATTACGCAAGCAGGACAAGCAGCAGTAACGGTTCAGTATTCTATTCGCTACAGAATTCCACGGATTCAGACATGGATCTATCTATTTTCTATGCCAAGGAGGGAACTTGGTGCTTCGGAGTCAAGCATCCAAATTATACTTCAAATTCTCAGACATATATGTCTATATCTCTTCAGGGATGCCATAGAAATTGTAAtcagaaaggtgtttgtcatgctTCAGTTGATGAAAGCGGGTTAACATTCTACAG CTTCTGCACTTGTGATCGTGATCATGGTGGGTTCGATTGCAGTGATGAATTAGTTTCACCTAATG GGCACATCAGGCAGTCTGTCTTTCTAATCGCATCAAATGCTGCAGCAATTTTACCTGCCTTCTGGGCCCTCCGGCAAAAG TTTTTGGACTTCTGGCTTTCATTCATGGCTGTTGTTGGTACATTCATATATATGGCTACAATTAAAGAAGCTTCAAAGCGAGCAATGCATACTGCTGTGTTTATTCTGACAGCTATTTTAGCTGCAACTGGTGCCACCAG ATCTGCCAATATTGGTATCGTCATTGCTATTGGTTCATTTGGCCTGCTTATTGGATGGATATTGGAATTCTCTACCGCACGAAGATTTGTATGCTGCTCGTGGCGAATTAACCTCAATGTGCCCCATAG ATGGCCAAACCTCGCGGCTTTGTTCTGGAATACTCTGGAGATGCTGAACAAGCGGTTCCGTTGGCTGTATTTACTTTTTGGTCTCATTACATTATCTTTTGCAGCTTTAAGCTGGAAGCTAGAATCAAATAGTAGCTATTGGATTTGGCACAG TATGTGGCACATAACTATCTACACATCTTCATTCTTCTTCTTATGTTCAATGCGTGTCAACACTACGAATCATAGTCCGGAGACAACCTATGAGTTGACGAGGCAAGATACCTTGCCAACGACAGAGTCAAGTCAGACCTAA
- the LOC123180945 gene encoding uncharacterized protein isoform X3 gives MISRGRALSVSTSITVEGCPTSALWGPYCNQTIETIGCSQFSRYNNSRDLLGLTINTRKILKTKENTRRTSFLSRSNHPIGHQLESNSTSVVGVENLITCAISNDSLCLRQGDIKFYFLDIVNQALQFEITAANFRLSQSASLICYLRCNALPQRDLHDYSGDISSAPLVIKLPNIGRWYIAIEILNKTQMRNTTAPMLDTICFSFDWQVTGCLNGKTGTDCLWEAYVLQRVPKRNPSVPFESYYVPTDERALLEYSHFSLEKFLTNSSFEQFAWTYFFLDVPQGSAGALIHVQLKSDKELNYELYSKYGGLPSNDSWDYYASRTSSSNGSVFYSLQNSTDSDMDLSIFYAKEGTWCFGVKHPNYTSNSQTYMSISLQGCHRNCNQKGVCHASVDESGLTFYSFCTCDRDHGGFDCSDELVSPNGHIRQSVFLIASNAAAILPAFWALRQKAFAEWILYTSSGISSALYHSCDVGTWCILSFRVLQFLDFWLSFMAVVGTFIYMATIKEASKRAMHTAVFILTAILAATGATRSANIGIVIAIGSFGLLIGWILEFSTARRFVCCSWRINLNVPHRWPNLAALFWNTLEMLNKRFRWLYLLFGLITLSFAALSWKLESNSSYWIWHSMWHITIYTSSFFFLCSMRVNTTNHSPETTYELTRQDTLPTTESSQT, from the exons ATG ATTAGCCGAGGGAGAGCACTATCAGTGAGCACTAGCATTACGGTAGAAGGATGTCCTACTTCAGCACTATGGGGACCCTACTGCAACCAAACTATTGAAACTATTGGTTGTTCTCAGTTTTCAAGATATAACAACTCAAGAGATCTTCTAGGTCTGACTATCAACACCCGGAAAATATTGAAAACTAAAGAAAATACTAGACGTACCAGCTTCTTATCAAGGTCGAACCATCCAATAGGACATCAACTCGAGTCCAACAGTACTAGCGTAGTGGGAGTGGAGAATTTGATCACTTGTGCCATTTCAAATGACTCACTATGCCTCAGGCAAGGCGATATAAAGTTTTACTTCTTGGATATAGTCAACCAAGCACTGCAATTTGAAATTACAGCTGCAAATTTTAGATTATCCCAAAGTGCATCCTTAATCTGTTATCTGCGCTGCAACGCCTTACCTCAGAGAGATTTGCACGATTATTCAGGTGATATTAGCAGTGCTCCCTTGGTTATAAAGCTGCCAAATATTGGACGATGGTATATCGCAATTGAGATTCTGAACAAAACACAGATGAGAAATACAACCGCACCTATGCTGGATACAATTTGTTTCTCATTTGATTGGCAAGTAACTGGATGTCTGAATGGAAAAACTGGAACCGACTGTTTATGGGAAGCATATGTGCTACAG AGAGTTCCTAAAAGAAATCCTTCTGTTCCTTTTGAGTCATATTATGTTCCTACTGATGAGAGGGCATTGCTGGAATATAGTCACTTCTCGCTCGAAAAGTTCTTAACCAACTCATCCTTTGAGCAATTTGCATGGACTTATTTCTTTTTGGATGTTCCCCAAGGTTCAGCAGGTGCACTTATTCATGTCCAGCTAAAGTCAGATAAAGAATTGAATTATGAGCTGTACTCAAAATATGGTGGTCTACCATCAAATGATAGTTGGGATTATTACGCAAGCAGGACAAGCAGCAGTAACGGTTCAGTATTCTATTCGCTACAGAATTCCACGGATTCAGACATGGATCTATCTATTTTCTATGCCAAGGAGGGAACTTGGTGCTTCGGAGTCAAGCATCCAAATTATACTTCAAATTCTCAGACATATATGTCTATATCTCTTCAGGGATGCCATAGAAATTGTAAtcagaaaggtgtttgtcatgctTCAGTTGATGAAAGCGGGTTAACATTCTACAG CTTCTGCACTTGTGATCGTGATCATGGTGGGTTCGATTGCAGTGATGAATTAGTTTCACCTAATG GGCACATCAGGCAGTCTGTCTTTCTAATCGCATCAAATGCTGCAGCAATTTTACCTGCCTTCTGGGCCCTCCGGCAAAAG GCGTTCGCCGAATGGATTCTTTACACGTCTAGTGGAATTTCTAGTGCTTTGTACCATTCATGTGATGTGGGCACCTGGTGCATACTATCTTTTCGTGTATTACAG TTTTTGGACTTCTGGCTTTCATTCATGGCTGTTGTTGGTACATTCATATATATGGCTACAATTAAAGAAGCTTCAAAGCGAGCAATGCATACTGCTGTGTTTATTCTGACAGCTATTTTAGCTGCAACTGGTGCCACCAG ATCTGCCAATATTGGTATCGTCATTGCTATTGGTTCATTTGGCCTGCTTATTGGATGGATATTGGAATTCTCTACCGCACGAAGATTTGTATGCTGCTCGTGGCGAATTAACCTCAATGTGCCCCATAG ATGGCCAAACCTCGCGGCTTTGTTCTGGAATACTCTGGAGATGCTGAACAAGCGGTTCCGTTGGCTGTATTTACTTTTTGGTCTCATTACATTATCTTTTGCAGCTTTAAGCTGGAAGCTAGAATCAAATAGTAGCTATTGGATTTGGCACAG TATGTGGCACATAACTATCTACACATCTTCATTCTTCTTCTTATGTTCAATGCGTGTCAACACTACGAATCATAGTCCGGAGACAACCTATGAGTTGACGAGGCAAGATACCTTGCCAACGACAGAGTCAAGTCAGACCTAA